GCGCACCCGAACACCGAGGAAAGCGTCACGCCATGCCGCGCTGCCGCTTGCCGCAGCCGTTCGAGTTCGGGATGACTGAGCGTGAACGCGCGGCGCACGAAGCGCGGCGCGCGGATGGTCTCGGGCGCGCAGGCGAGCGGCAACATCGGGGCACCGGGCAGCTGTGGCAGCCGTTCGCGCCAGTACGCGTGCGCTTCGTCGCGAGCCACCCGGGACAGGCGTTGGCGTCGCGCAAGATAGGCCGGAAACGAGGTTGACGGCTCGGCCGGCAATGACGCCGGATCGGCATAGGCGAGCCCGATCTCCTTCATCACGAGCCGAACGCTGTCGACGTCGGCCGCCAGCAAGTCGAGGCTCAGCCACACCCGATCGCTGCCGTCAGGCATTGCCGCCAGCCCGACGAGGAACACCTGACCTCGCTCGACCGCAAGACGTTCGTGCGACCGTTGCGCAAGCAACTCGGCCCACGCCGCCTCGGCCGCCTCGGGCGTGTCGCCGCGCCAGTCGCGATGATCGAATACCGGCACGTCTGGCTCGTCGACGATCTGCTGCCGTCCCGCCTCGAAGCGTGCGCGCAACATCGGATGACGTCGGCGCACCAGCCGGCATGCCGCTTCGAGTCGCTCGGCGTCGATCGCCCGGCAGCGGAATTCGATGAAGATGTGGCAAGCGACGTTGCCAAGCACCTGCTCGTCGCCGCGACCAAGCCAATAGGCCTGCTGCACGGCGGACAGATCGAACGGCGCATGGATGTCCACGGCGGGATCGGTGTCGAGTCCCGGATCGAGTCCCGCAGCGTCCCGGCCATCGCACGCCTCCACCGCGCCGCGCCGCGCGGGCGACTCGGCGACCAGCGCACGCCAGGCCGCCAGGCTGGGATGGCGCGCCAGGTCGGCAAACGTCAGCGCATGCCCCGCGCGGTTGACGCTCGCCAGCAGCGACATCAGCCGGATCGAATCGAGCCCGCATCCGAGCAGGTTTTCGTCGTCGTCGAGCGCCGTGATGTCGTCGACCGACTCGCCCAGCAACTCGGCCAGCCGCTCGACGAACCATCGGCGGGACAGGTTTCCCGAGAGCCGTGAATCGATAGCGGATGCGCGCATCGGAACCCCTCGCATGAGATCGGCATGAATGTTCCCGCCTGGAAAATTGCGGTAACGACAGATGAAAATCTATCGCATCCGCCGTCATGCGCCGCGTCGATTGCTTTCGGCTGCCGGTGTGTTGCTTTCGATTCCAGGGCGTCACCCGCCAGGCTCGTCACGCGCGCTCGACGACGCGCGGATCTCCCTCGGCGAAACGCCGTAGCGCTTGCGAAACGCCACCGAAAAATGCGCCGGGCTGTAGCCCACCCGGTACGCGACGGTCGATACGTTGGAATCCTCGTCGCAGAGCATGCCGTGCGCCTTCTTCAATCTGCATTCCTGAAGGTAGGCATGAACGCTGGTGCCGAACACCTTGCGAAACCCGGCCGTCAGCTTGCGCGGATTCAGGCCCACCCGCGTCGCCAGCGCGTCGAGCGTCGGCGGGCGCTCCAGATCGTGCGTGAGGATCTCGCTTGCCGCGTGAATCCGTTCGACGTCCGACGACGTGACCCGCACGCCGGCCGGCAACGACTCGCGCCGCGTCGCCATCAGCTGCACGCCGAGCGCCATCAGCTCGAGCGCCTTGCCCTTCAGGTAGTAGGCGCGCACGGCGCCCTCGAATTGACAGGTCGCGATCTGCGCGGCCAGCGCCTGCAAGGCCTTCGATGCCGGGCAGCTCATCATGCGCGGCCCGCCCGCCGCCGGACGCGGATGCGCCGGCAGCAGGCCGACATCCTGCCCGAG
The genomic region above belongs to Burkholderia plantarii and contains:
- a CDS encoding helix-turn-helix transcriptional regulator, which codes for MTSIPFVPSRIDPAPLPGSRPDLMHVDAGMTLLSGTVDTASPGWHEGPLEQGLKLVLVQSGRLCCRVPGQPEHCLSGPSLYLIVNDAGRTTEQLHCRDAPLRYTIVQFGIETLGQDVGLLPAHPRPAAGGPRMMSCPASKALQALAAQIATCQFEGAVRAYYLKGKALELMALGVQLMATRRESLPAGVRVTSSDVERIHAASEILTHDLERPPTLDALATRVGLNPRKLTAGFRKVFGTSVHAYLQECRLKKAHGMLCDEDSNVSTVAYRVGYSPAHFSVAFRKRYGVSPREIRASSSARDEPGG